One window of Solwaraspora sp. WMMA2056 genomic DNA carries:
- the pknB gene encoding Stk1 family PASTA domain-containing Ser/Thr kinase: protein MTAQARLLGGRYQVGELLGYGGMAEVHRGRDLRLGRDVAIKMLRTDLARDRTFQERFRREAQNSASLNHPAIVAVYDTGEEYAPTGETLPFIVMEFVNGRTLKEVLAAEGRLNPRRALEYCADICAALEFSHRHGIIHRDIKPGNVMLTQTGQVKVMDFGIARALASGATTMTQTSAVIGTAQYLSPEQARGESVDARSDVYAAGCVLFELLCGHPPFVGDSPVSVAYQHVREDPRAPSDINRDVTPAIDAIVLKALAKNPVNRYQSAGEMRADLLRAATGRPVLATPVLRQDETVAMGATSRTGSTQRIPAGASGGSSSRRTSPAVIAGLSVLGVMAVVALAAGLIYATTNEQEPPTVALPSLVGLPIEQARLEINNLRLVSEESTREEPDCTLNTVLDQSPEPGQVEPGSEVALTVCAGPGTVQVPSLDGFTRDAAERALADRDLVAEFEEVDSSAPKDQVVAVPAAGTAVEPGTVVEVHVSLNNLRDVPNVVGRTEADAVAALENAGFDVRVIDGDPVDPADSGRVTSQNPSRGEQRVNSRVEIVVSQAREPEASPSPTLTPTPSSTPTTPPPDPGDGDGEGGGTGGTGGGGTGSPLVPVPSLTGLLG, encoded by the coding sequence ATGACCGCGCAGGCTCGCCTGCTAGGTGGCAGGTACCAGGTCGGCGAGTTGCTCGGCTATGGCGGCATGGCCGAGGTCCATCGCGGCCGCGACCTCCGACTCGGACGCGACGTCGCGATCAAGATGTTGCGTACCGACCTCGCCCGGGACCGGACGTTCCAGGAGCGCTTCCGGCGGGAGGCACAGAACTCCGCCTCGCTCAACCATCCGGCGATCGTCGCGGTCTACGACACCGGTGAGGAGTACGCCCCGACCGGCGAGACCCTGCCGTTCATCGTCATGGAGTTCGTCAACGGGCGCACCCTCAAGGAGGTGCTCGCCGCCGAGGGCCGGCTGAACCCGCGCCGCGCCCTGGAATACTGCGCCGACATCTGCGCCGCCCTGGAGTTCAGCCACCGGCACGGCATCATCCACCGGGACATCAAGCCGGGCAACGTGATGCTCACCCAGACCGGCCAGGTCAAGGTGATGGACTTCGGCATCGCCCGCGCGCTGGCCAGCGGTGCCACCACGATGACCCAGACCTCGGCGGTGATCGGCACCGCGCAGTACCTCTCCCCGGAACAGGCCCGGGGCGAGTCGGTGGACGCCCGGTCGGACGTCTACGCCGCCGGCTGCGTGCTGTTCGAACTGCTCTGCGGCCACCCGCCGTTCGTCGGCGACAGTCCGGTCAGCGTCGCCTACCAGCACGTCCGGGAGGATCCCCGGGCCCCCAGCGACATCAACCGGGACGTGACGCCGGCGATCGACGCGATCGTGCTGAAGGCCCTGGCGAAGAATCCGGTCAACCGCTACCAGAGCGCCGGCGAGATGCGCGCCGACCTGCTACGGGCCGCCACCGGCCGGCCGGTGCTGGCCACCCCGGTCCTGCGCCAGGACGAGACGGTCGCGATGGGTGCGACGAGCCGGACCGGTTCCACCCAACGGATCCCGGCCGGTGCCAGCGGTGGCTCGTCGTCGCGGCGCACCTCGCCGGCGGTCATCGCCGGGCTCAGCGTGCTCGGCGTGATGGCGGTGGTCGCCCTCGCCGCCGGGCTGATCTACGCCACCACGAACGAGCAGGAGCCTCCGACGGTGGCGCTGCCGAGCCTGGTCGGTCTGCCGATCGAGCAGGCCCGCCTGGAGATCAACAATCTCCGGCTGGTCTCCGAGGAGTCGACTCGCGAGGAGCCGGACTGCACCTTGAACACGGTCCTCGATCAGTCCCCGGAGCCGGGCCAGGTCGAGCCCGGCAGCGAGGTCGCGCTCACCGTCTGCGCCGGCCCGGGGACCGTGCAGGTCCCGTCGTTGGACGGCTTCACCCGGGACGCCGCCGAGCGGGCGCTCGCCGACCGTGACCTGGTTGCCGAGTTCGAGGAGGTCGACAGCTCCGCACCCAAGGACCAGGTCGTCGCCGTGCCGGCGGCCGGTACGGCGGTCGAGCCCGGCACCGTGGTCGAGGTGCACGTCTCGCTCAACAACCTGCGCGATGTGCCCAACGTCGTCGGCCGCACCGAGGCCGACGCGGTCGCCGCGCTGGAGAACGCCGGCTTCGACGTCCGGGTCATCGACGGAGACCCGGTCGACCCCGCCGACTCCGGCCGGGTCACCAGCCAGAATCCGAGCCGGGGCGAACAGCGGGTCAACTCCCGGGTCGAGATCGTGGTCAGCCAGGCGCGTGAGCCCGAGGCTTCACCGAGCCCGACGCTCACGCCGACGCCCAGCAGCACCCCGACCACTCCGCCGCCCGACCCGGGCGACGGTGACGGCGAGGGCGGCGGCACGGGCGGCACCGGTGGCGGCGGCACCGGTAGCCCGCTCGTGCCCGTGCCGAGTCTCACCGGGCTGCTCGGCTGA
- a CDS encoding aminodeoxychorismate/anthranilate synthase component II, translating into MRVLVIDNYDSFVFNLVQYLGQLGAECEVQRNDQVTVDEVGRFDVAGILLSPGPGDPDRAGICLDVIRRYAGQLPIFGVCLGHQAIGAAYGAVVERAPELLHGKTSQVHHTGAGVLAGLPEPFTATRYHSLAVRAETLPDEIEVTGRTPSGVVMAMRHRHLPVEGVQFHPESVLTEGGHLMLANWLADCGLPQARERAPRLAAEVDARRRAAFAAA; encoded by the coding sequence GTGCGCGTACTGGTGATCGACAACTACGACTCGTTCGTCTTCAACCTCGTGCAGTACCTGGGTCAGCTCGGGGCCGAGTGCGAGGTGCAGCGCAACGACCAGGTCACCGTCGACGAGGTGGGCCGGTTCGACGTCGCCGGCATCCTGCTCTCCCCCGGGCCCGGCGATCCGGACCGGGCCGGCATCTGCCTGGACGTGATCCGGCGGTACGCCGGACAGCTGCCGATCTTCGGTGTCTGCCTGGGGCATCAGGCGATCGGTGCCGCGTACGGTGCCGTCGTCGAACGCGCGCCCGAGTTGCTGCACGGCAAGACCTCCCAGGTGCACCACACCGGGGCCGGGGTCCTGGCCGGTCTGCCGGAGCCGTTCACCGCGACCCGCTACCACTCGCTCGCCGTGCGCGCCGAGACGTTGCCGGACGAGATCGAGGTGACCGGTCGGACCCCGTCCGGGGTGGTGATGGCGATGCGGCACCGCCACCTGCCGGTGGAAGGCGTGCAGTTCCACCCGGAGTCGGTGCTCACCGAGGGCGGTCACCTGATGCTGGCGAACTGGCTGGCCGACTGCGGCCTGCCGCAGGCCCGGGAGCGGGCACCGCGACTGGCCGCCGAGGTCGACGCCAGGCGTCGGGCCGCGTTCGCCGCCGCCTGA
- a CDS encoding DUF881 domain-containing protein has protein sequence MEYTSGSASWRDVVRRALGGLHRRRPGRRQFGWSSGVPLIALLAGLLFTTTATTAGGTSLREDRRPQLTQLIVDSRSQLAVAEERAAALREQVDQQANIVAGSDQPIADQRARVEANRAAAGFTALAGPGIVVELDDAPRLADLPDGASNDDLVVHQGDVQAVVNALWAGGAEAMSIMDVRVLSTSAVRCVGNTLLLHGGVYSPPFRIAAIGDPTALQQALDDSEGVQLFRDAVTHFQLGYQQTVESELGVPAFDGSTALHHTTVPETAR, from the coding sequence GTGGAATACACCTCCGGCAGCGCGTCCTGGCGGGACGTCGTACGCCGAGCGCTGGGCGGGCTCCACCGCCGGCGGCCCGGCCGCCGACAGTTCGGCTGGTCCAGCGGAGTGCCGCTGATCGCCCTGCTCGCCGGGCTGCTCTTCACCACCACCGCCACCACCGCCGGCGGCACCAGCCTGCGGGAGGACCGCCGCCCCCAGCTCACCCAGCTGATCGTGGACAGCCGCAGCCAACTGGCGGTCGCCGAGGAACGCGCCGCCGCGCTGCGCGAGCAGGTCGACCAGCAGGCGAACATCGTCGCCGGGTCCGACCAGCCGATCGCCGACCAGCGGGCCCGGGTCGAGGCCAACCGCGCCGCGGCCGGCTTCACCGCACTGGCCGGACCGGGCATCGTCGTCGAGCTCGACGACGCACCCCGGCTGGCCGATCTACCCGACGGCGCCAGCAACGACGACCTGGTCGTGCACCAGGGGGACGTTCAGGCCGTGGTGAACGCACTGTGGGCCGGCGGCGCGGAGGCCATGTCAATCATGGATGTACGGGTGTTGTCCACCAGCGCGGTACGCTGTGTCGGAAACACGCTGCTGTTGCACGGCGGGGTCTACTCGCCGCCCTTCCGGATAGCCGCCATCGGCGACCCGACCGCCCTGCAGCAGGCGCTGGACGACTCCGAAGGGGTGCAGTTGTTCCGGGACGCGGTGACCCACTTCCAGCTCGGCTACCAGCAGACGGTCGAGTCGGAGCTGGGCGTCCCGGCGTTCGACGGCTCGACCGCCCTGCACCACACGACAGTGCCGGAGACAGCCAGATGA
- a CDS encoding FHA domain-containing protein: protein MPEFVVVVARIGFIVLLWIFVFTVVGVIRRDLFAGTRASRLVAAPRGVGTTAAPARPAKVKRGRAAHQLVVTAGQLAGTRITLGESPITIGRAEDSTLVITDDYASARHARLVPRDGQWVLEDMGSTNGTYLDRAKVTGPTPVPLAVPIRIGRTSLELRP, encoded by the coding sequence TTGCCCGAATTCGTCGTCGTCGTTGCCCGGATCGGCTTCATCGTCCTGCTGTGGATCTTCGTGTTCACGGTGGTCGGTGTGATCCGGCGGGATCTGTTCGCCGGCACCCGTGCCAGCCGCCTGGTGGCGGCGCCGCGAGGTGTCGGTACCACGGCGGCACCAGCCCGGCCGGCCAAGGTCAAACGGGGGCGGGCGGCCCACCAGCTGGTGGTGACCGCCGGACAGTTGGCCGGCACTCGGATCACCTTGGGTGAATCTCCGATCACGATAGGTCGTGCGGAGGACTCCACCCTGGTGATCACCGATGATTACGCGTCGGCCCGGCACGCCCGGCTCGTGCCCCGGGACGGCCAGTGGGTCCTCGAGGACATGGGTTCCACTAACGGGACCTACCTGGACCGCGCTAAGGTCACCGGACCTACCCCCGTACCCCTCGCCGTGCCGATCCGGATCGGCCGCACATCTCTTGAGTTACGGCCATGA
- a CDS encoding cell division protein CrgA yields the protein MPKSQVRKKKVYTPPTDVRPTQTAATRKPSPIWLPIAAVSLIVFGIGWLVVYYLSETAYPVATWGYWNLAVGFGAMVSSLILLSRWR from the coding sequence GTGCCCAAGTCGCAGGTTCGCAAGAAGAAGGTCTACACCCCGCCGACCGATGTCCGGCCCACCCAGACGGCTGCCACCCGCAAGCCGAGCCCGATCTGGCTGCCGATCGCTGCGGTCTCGTTGATCGTCTTCGGGATCGGTTGGCTCGTCGTCTACTACCTGTCGGAGACGGCGTACCCCGTGGCGACCTGGGGTTACTGGAACCTCGCGGTCGGTTTCGGGGCGATGGTCAGCTC
- a CDS encoding serine/threonine-protein kinase — MLSSGVLLGGRYRLDERIASGGMGDVWRGTDEVLGRTVAVKSLLPALLEEPGFAERFRGEARTMATINHPGVVDVYDYGSDKHIAFLVMEYVEGDALSRTLSRVGRLTPARTMALVAQAADALHAAHEKGIVHRDVKPGNLLVRPNGTLVLTDFGIARSEMVGQLTAAGSVLGTASYISPEQASGAVATPASDVYALGVVAYQCLSGRRPFEGDNPLEIAMKHVREMPRALPSDIPPVVRSIVERSLAKDPAARWPTAAALAAVTRQAATTLAGQPRPPATGHHPGAGHHPGAAPRPPVAPRPTSGAPVSPVGPMSPGPLPPAPRPPQGPPVSGAPGYRPPGPPTSGAPGYGPPVTGASGYRPPAPAQPGGYPPAGYQQRPAAPARPPLGPHQQPNPYGYQRPATAPPRSGGGVSRQLFTVLAVILGVIVALVCSGLAIYLIRDSLGSTGALGQPVERLVTAENQMASGHVEIHVGAVPSVEGHGTARHDHDHLSEGRQGR; from the coding sequence ATGCTGAGCTCCGGGGTCCTGCTCGGTGGCCGGTACCGGCTCGACGAGCGCATCGCCAGCGGCGGGATGGGCGACGTGTGGCGCGGCACCGACGAGGTGCTGGGCCGTACCGTCGCGGTCAAGAGCCTGCTCCCCGCGCTGCTGGAGGAGCCCGGCTTCGCCGAGCGGTTCCGGGGTGAGGCCCGGACCATGGCCACCATCAACCACCCGGGCGTGGTCGACGTCTACGACTACGGCAGCGACAAGCACATCGCCTTCCTGGTGATGGAGTACGTCGAGGGCGACGCACTGTCGCGCACCCTGTCCCGGGTCGGCCGGCTCACCCCGGCCCGCACGATGGCGTTGGTCGCCCAGGCCGCCGACGCGCTGCACGCCGCCCACGAGAAGGGCATCGTGCACCGCGACGTCAAGCCGGGCAACCTGCTGGTCCGGCCGAACGGCACCCTGGTGCTCACCGACTTCGGCATCGCCCGTTCCGAAATGGTGGGGCAGTTGACCGCCGCCGGCTCGGTGCTGGGCACCGCGTCGTACATCTCGCCGGAACAGGCGTCCGGCGCGGTGGCGACGCCCGCGTCGGACGTGTACGCGCTCGGGGTCGTCGCCTACCAGTGCCTCTCCGGTCGACGGCCCTTCGAAGGCGACAATCCGCTCGAGATCGCCATGAAACACGTACGGGAGATGCCCCGCGCGTTGCCGTCGGACATCCCACCCGTGGTCCGCAGCATCGTCGAGCGGTCGTTGGCGAAGGACCCGGCCGCCCGCTGGCCGACCGCCGCCGCCCTGGCTGCGGTCACCCGGCAGGCCGCCACCACCCTCGCCGGGCAGCCCCGCCCACCGGCCACCGGACACCATCCGGGAGCCGGACACCACCCGGGGGCCGCCCCCCGCCCGCCGGTCGCACCCCGGCCGACCTCCGGCGCGCCGGTCTCCCCTGTCGGCCCGATGTCACCCGGTCCGCTCCCGCCGGCACCGCGGCCACCGCAGGGCCCGCCGGTCTCCGGGGCACCCGGCTACCGCCCGCCTGGTCCGCCGACCTCCGGGGCACCCGGCTATGGCCCGCCGGTCACCGGGGCATCCGGCTACCGGCCACCCGCGCCGGCGCAGCCCGGCGGCTACCCGCCGGCCGGGTACCAGCAGCGCCCCGCCGCGCCGGCCCGGCCGCCGCTCGGCCCGCACCAGCAGCCCAACCCGTACGGGTACCAGCGCCCGGCGACCGCACCGCCCCGCTCGGGCGGCGGGGTGTCCCGACAGCTGTTCACCGTCCTGGCCGTCATTCTCGGCGTGATCGTCGCCCTGGTCTGCAGCGGCCTGGCCATCTACCTGATCAGGGACAGCCTCGGCAGCACGGGCGCCCTCGGCCAGCCCGTGGAGCGATTGGTCACGGCTGAGAACCAGATGGCATCCGGACACGTCGAAATTCATGTCGGGGCCGTACCGTCTGTGGAAGGACACGGCACCGCCAGGCATGATCACGACCATCTGAGCGAAGGACGACAAGGACGATGA
- a CDS encoding penicillin-binding protein 2, producing MNAPLRRVGVVIMVLFGLLFANLNWVQGYKAEEYRTSDYNGRVQVAEYDRQRGNIEAGGRALATSTETDGELKFLRTYPDNELYAHVVGYKPVNLAALGVERAENEFLAGTSDQLFADRVRDLFTGEETGGGNVLLTINRRAQETAYQQLLENRVGVSRGAAVAVDPRTGAIQALVSLPSYDPNPLSSHDSDAAQEAYNALEGDPDKPLRNRALGEVLPPGSTFKVVVAAAALENGTTIDTPISAGPVYRHPDSGTDIRNAVPSICPQDEVTLITALTDSCNTGFAKLGVALGAETVKAKARDFGFEDEEQVVGRTNGDSGLPVAASRTGDIANPDGSEDGAALAQSSIGQNNVRMTPLEGAMIAAAVANGGSQMRPYLVQQLLHADRTSSYYTADPRELRESVSGSVAADLQEMMVSVVREGTGRNARIDGYTVGGKTGTAQAGENDRDHGWFIGFAISADGEPISAVCVVLENAGDGGSAEATRISGQIMRAIIAEREGR from the coding sequence ATGAACGCCCCGTTGCGCCGTGTCGGCGTGGTCATCATGGTCCTGTTCGGCCTGCTCTTCGCCAATCTCAACTGGGTGCAGGGCTACAAGGCCGAGGAGTACCGCACCAGCGACTACAACGGCCGGGTCCAGGTCGCCGAGTACGACCGCCAGCGCGGCAACATCGAAGCCGGCGGACGGGCCCTGGCCACCAGCACCGAGACCGACGGCGAGCTGAAGTTCCTGCGTACCTACCCGGACAACGAGCTCTACGCGCACGTCGTCGGCTACAAGCCGGTCAACCTGGCCGCGCTCGGCGTCGAACGGGCCGAGAACGAGTTCCTGGCCGGCACCAGCGACCAGCTCTTCGCCGACCGGGTACGGGACCTGTTCACCGGCGAGGAGACCGGCGGCGGCAACGTGCTGCTGACCATCAACCGCCGCGCCCAGGAGACCGCGTACCAGCAGTTGCTGGAGAACCGGGTCGGGGTCAGCCGGGGAGCGGCGGTCGCGGTCGACCCGCGTACCGGGGCGATCCAGGCGCTGGTCTCGCTGCCCAGCTACGACCCGAACCCGCTGTCCAGCCACGACTCCGATGCCGCACAGGAGGCGTACAACGCGCTGGAGGGCGACCCGGACAAGCCACTGCGTAACCGCGCGCTCGGTGAGGTGCTGCCGCCCGGATCCACCTTCAAGGTGGTCGTCGCCGCGGCGGCCCTGGAGAACGGCACCACGATCGACACGCCGATCTCCGCCGGACCGGTCTACCGTCACCCCGACTCCGGCACCGACATCCGCAACGCCGTCCCGTCGATCTGCCCGCAGGACGAGGTGACCCTGATCACCGCGTTGACCGACTCCTGCAACACCGGGTTCGCGAAGCTGGGCGTCGCGCTCGGCGCCGAGACGGTGAAGGCCAAGGCCCGCGACTTCGGGTTCGAGGACGAGGAGCAGGTGGTCGGCCGCACCAACGGCGACAGTGGGCTGCCGGTGGCCGCCAGCCGGACCGGGGACATCGCCAACCCGGACGGCTCCGAGGACGGCGCCGCGCTGGCCCAGTCGTCGATCGGGCAGAACAACGTCCGGATGACCCCGCTGGAAGGCGCGATGATCGCGGCGGCGGTCGCCAACGGCGGCAGCCAGATGCGCCCGTACCTGGTGCAGCAGTTGCTGCACGCGGACCGGACCAGCAGCTACTACACGGCCGACCCCCGCGAGCTGCGGGAGTCGGTGAGCGGCTCGGTCGCCGCCGACCTGCAGGAGATGATGGTCAGCGTCGTCCGTGAGGGCACCGGCCGTAACGCCCGCATCGACGGCTACACCGTCGGCGGCAAGACCGGCACCGCACAGGCCGGCGAGAACGACCGCGACCACGGCTGGTTCATCGGCTTCGCCATCTCCGCCGACGGGGAGCCGATCTCGGCCGTCTGCGTCGTACTGGAGAACGCCGGCGACGGCGGCAGCGCCGAGGCGACTCGGATCTCCGGCCAGATCATGCGGGCCATCATCGCCGAGCGTGAGGGGCGATGA
- a CDS encoding BofC C-terminal domain-containing protein, whose protein sequence is MTLTLRYAAHSDRGLIRDGNQDSVYAGPRLLAVADGMGGMAAGDVASNIVIGALAPLDEDVPGDAMVDALRGAVGLANQHLRDTVDANPHLEGMGTTLTATLFSGSKIGMVHIGDSRAYLLRNGEFAQITKDDTYVQMLVDEGRISAEEASSHPQRSLLTRALDGRDIDPEYSVRQVVAGDRYLICSDGLSGVVSAETIAETLREYTDPQQCVERLVQLALRGGGPDNITVVIADATDQSIHEQAPIVGGAASRDRGMATAADESTPAARASALSAPRPAAPESAEPATGLDDDPELPRRRPVRAALVLVALVGILGAGVWAGWDYTQRQYYVGATSDGQLAIFQGMPGEVAGVSLSTVHQTSEIALTDLTSVAQDRVKRGIHAGSEVDAQRHLLELTRDEPDNPNLKPTCPPSPSPTPTPSPTPPPPVVDPTGTPLPDPDAVASGTPLPGNSPSPEAPQTTPDAPPVEPTESVEPVPPVTNPAGCRTVD, encoded by the coding sequence ATGACTCTGACCCTGCGCTATGCCGCCCACAGTGACCGCGGACTGATCCGTGACGGGAACCAGGACTCCGTCTACGCCGGGCCGCGGCTGCTCGCCGTGGCCGACGGCATGGGCGGGATGGCCGCCGGTGACGTCGCCAGCAACATCGTCATCGGGGCGCTGGCCCCCCTCGACGAGGACGTCCCCGGCGACGCCATGGTCGACGCCCTCCGCGGCGCCGTCGGCCTGGCCAACCAGCATCTACGGGACACCGTCGACGCCAATCCCCACCTGGAGGGGATGGGCACCACGCTGACCGCGACGCTCTTCTCCGGCAGCAAGATCGGCATGGTGCACATCGGGGACTCCCGGGCGTACCTGCTGCGCAACGGCGAGTTCGCCCAGATCACCAAGGACGACACGTACGTCCAGATGCTGGTCGACGAGGGCCGGATCAGTGCCGAGGAGGCCAGCAGCCACCCGCAACGGTCGTTGCTGACCCGGGCACTCGACGGGCGCGACATCGACCCCGAATACTCCGTACGCCAGGTCGTCGCCGGTGACCGCTACCTGATCTGCAGCGACGGGCTCTCCGGCGTGGTCAGCGCGGAGACCATCGCCGAGACGCTGCGCGAGTACACCGACCCGCAGCAGTGCGTCGAGCGGCTGGTCCAGCTGGCGCTGCGCGGCGGCGGGCCGGACAACATCACCGTCGTCATCGCCGACGCCACCGACCAGAGCATCCACGAGCAGGCCCCGATCGTCGGCGGGGCGGCCTCCCGCGACCGTGGCATGGCCACCGCCGCCGACGAGTCCACCCCCGCCGCCCGCGCTTCCGCGCTGTCCGCCCCCCGGCCAGCCGCGCCCGAGTCCGCCGAACCCGCCACCGGCCTGGACGACGACCCCGAGCTGCCCCGACGACGCCCGGTACGCGCGGCGCTCGTCCTGGTCGCGCTCGTCGGAATCCTCGGCGCCGGCGTCTGGGCCGGGTGGGACTACACCCAACGGCAGTACTACGTCGGTGCCACCAGCGACGGCCAGTTGGCGATCTTCCAGGGCATGCCCGGTGAGGTCGCCGGCGTCAGCCTCTCCACCGTGCACCAGACCAGCGAGATCGCGCTCACCGACCTGACCTCGGTGGCCCAGGACCGGGTCAAGCGGGGCATCCACGCCGGCAGCGAGGTCGACGCGCAGCGCCACCTGCTGGAGCTCACCCGCGACGAACCGGACAATCCCAACCTGAAGCCGACCTGCCCGCCGTCGCCCTCGCCGACCCCCACCCCGTCGCCGACCCCGCCGCCGCCGGTGGTCGACCCGACCGGTACGCCGCTGCCCGACCCGGACGCCGTGGCCTCCGGTACGCCGCTGCCGGGGAACAGCCCGTCGCCAGAGGCGCCGCAGACCACCCCGGACGCGCCGCCGGTGGAGCCGACCGAGTCGGTCGAGCCGGTCCCGCCGGTGACCAACCCGGCCGGTTGCCGGACGGTCGACTGA
- a CDS encoding FtsW/RodA/SpoVE family cell cycle protein, whose amino-acid sequence MPRVRTLRTRRNAELGLLALALVVVGLYAAATEAAVLGTVRAGFWVPTAVVGLVFLGLHLVIRFFAPYADPALLPAVALLNGIGVGFLRRFDLASEPAAERLDFPIFAGTGGRQLAWTLAAVVLAAGLLILVRDHQIVARYAYTLGLAGIVLVMIPAVLPARYSEVNGAKLWILVGGFSIQPGEFAKLALLSFFAYYLVRKREVLSLASRRVLGIDFPRGRDLGPVLVVWLLSVMVLVFQKDLGTSLLYFGMFVVTLYIATERVSWLIIGLLLFFGGAFLAYYLGGIVGGPFANFYQRANIWLDPFSDPYADGYQLVQGLLGLGTGGLFGAGPGGGQPLKVPEVHNDFIFAGIGEEIGLFGLSALLVIYLLIAERGLRAGLAVRDSFGKLLAGGLAFTLSLQVFVIVGGISGLIPLTGQTTPFLSAGGSSLMANWLLVAMLLRISDAGRRPVVGAEPRPPGTPAGPPAQLHGAPTEVIRR is encoded by the coding sequence ATGCCGCGGGTCCGCACCCTGCGGACCCGCCGCAACGCCGAGCTCGGCCTGCTGGCTCTCGCCCTCGTGGTGGTCGGGCTCTACGCGGCGGCCACCGAGGCGGCCGTGCTCGGCACCGTACGGGCCGGTTTCTGGGTGCCGACCGCCGTTGTCGGCCTCGTCTTCCTCGGCCTGCACCTGGTCATCCGGTTCTTCGCCCCGTACGCCGACCCGGCGCTGCTGCCGGCGGTGGCCCTGCTCAACGGCATCGGCGTCGGTTTCCTGCGCCGGTTCGACCTGGCCAGCGAACCCGCCGCCGAGCGGCTCGACTTTCCGATCTTCGCCGGGACCGGCGGCCGGCAACTGGCCTGGACCCTGGCCGCCGTCGTGCTCGCCGCCGGACTGCTGATCCTGGTCCGCGACCACCAGATCGTCGCCCGGTACGCCTACACCCTGGGCCTGGCCGGCATCGTGCTGGTGATGATCCCGGCGGTGCTGCCGGCCCGGTACTCCGAGGTCAACGGGGCCAAGCTGTGGATCCTGGTCGGCGGCTTCTCGATCCAGCCCGGCGAGTTCGCCAAACTGGCGCTGCTGTCGTTCTTCGCGTACTACCTGGTCCGTAAACGTGAGGTTCTCTCACTGGCCAGTCGGCGGGTGCTCGGCATCGACTTCCCGCGTGGCCGCGACCTCGGCCCGGTGCTGGTGGTCTGGCTGCTCAGCGTGATGGTCCTGGTGTTCCAGAAGGACCTCGGCACCTCGCTGCTGTACTTCGGCATGTTCGTGGTGACGCTGTACATCGCCACCGAACGGGTCAGCTGGCTGATCATCGGTCTGCTGCTGTTCTTCGGCGGCGCGTTCCTCGCCTACTACCTCGGCGGCATCGTCGGCGGCCCGTTCGCCAACTTCTACCAGCGGGCCAACATCTGGCTCGACCCGTTCTCCGACCCGTACGCCGACGGCTACCAACTGGTCCAAGGGCTGCTCGGGCTCGGCACCGGCGGGCTGTTCGGCGCCGGACCGGGCGGCGGCCAGCCGCTGAAGGTGCCCGAGGTGCACAACGACTTCATCTTCGCCGGCATCGGCGAGGAGATCGGGCTGTTCGGCCTCTCCGCGCTGCTGGTGATCTACCTGCTGATCGCCGAGCGCGGGCTGCGGGCCGGGCTCGCGGTCCGGGACTCGTTCGGCAAACTGCTCGCCGGCGGCCTGGCGTTCACCCTGTCCCTGCAGGTCTTCGTGATCGTCGGCGGGATCAGCGGACTGATCCCGCTGACCGGCCAGACCACCCCGTTCCTGTCCGCCGGAGGCTCCTCGCTGATGGCGAACTGGCTGCTGGTGGCGATGCTGCTGCGGATCTCCGACGCGGGCCGCCGCCCCGTCGTGGGCGCCGAACCCCGCCCACCCGGTACGCCCGCCGGACCACCAGCCCAGCTGCACGGCGCCCCCACGGAGGTGATCCGCCGATGA